TGGTTTGAACAAAATCATCTGAATCGTATCCTTTGTCAGCAAGGATATATTCAGCCTTGAAGCCGCAAATAAGCTGCTTGGCCACGCTATATTCCGAAGCCTGGCCCTGCGTCAGAAAAAGGCGTACCGGGTTTCCCAAAGCATCAACGGCCGCATGGATTTTGGTACTTAATCCACCACGAGATCGGCCTTGGCCTTGTTGGGCCTGTGTTTTTTTTGCGCAGCACCATGCTGATGGACGCGGACAATGCTTCCATCAACCATCAGGTGTTCTAAATCCGGGTCATCGGCGACAGCTTCAAAGATGCTTAGCCAAATACCTTTACGCGACCAGCGGTTGTAACGGACATAAATTCGATGCCAATGCCCGTAACGTTTGGGAAGGTCACGCCAGGGAGCTCCGGTTCGGGCGACCCACAAAACAGCTTCGAGAAACAGACGATTATCTTTTGCGGTTACACCGCAATCACTACTTTTGCCGGGAAGC
This is a stretch of genomic DNA from uncultured Desulfuromonas sp.. It encodes these proteins:
- a CDS encoding IS5 family transposase (programmed frameshift) codes for the protein MDRTILRDDQWERISPLLPGKSSDCGVTAKDNRLFLEAVLWVARTGAPWRDLPKRYGHWHRIYVRYNRWSRKGIWLSIFEAVADDPDLEHLMVDGSIVRVHQHGAGAKKTQAQQGQGRSRGGLSTKIHAAVDALGNPVRLFLTQGQASEYSVAKQLICGFKAEYILADKGYDSDDFVQTIHENGALAVVPPRSHRKKKRDYDKNLYKERNLVERFFQKIKKYRRIATRYERLARNYNSMLVLVSTLIWLD